One Blastocatellia bacterium DNA window includes the following coding sequences:
- a CDS encoding gamma carbonic anhydrase family protein — protein sequence MSAHIISYKGKTPKIDPTVFIAPNAVVIGDVEIGEHSSVWFNSVIRGDVYYIRIGKNTNIQDGSVIHVTTDTFATIIGDGVIMGHNVVAHGCTIKDGALIGMGSILLDNCEIGEQALVAAGSLVPMGMKVPPRTLVAGMPAKVKRELTEEELARMKENWQHYVDLKNDYLELKL from the coding sequence ATGTCTGCTCATATCATTTCTTATAAAGGAAAAACGCCAAAAATTGACCCTACTGTATTTATTGCACCAAATGCCGTAGTCATAGGCGATGTAGAAATTGGCGAGCATAGCAGCGTTTGGTTTAATAGTGTAATTCGTGGCGATGTTTATTATATTCGCATAGGCAAAAACACTAACATTCAAGATGGTTCTGTAATTCATGTTACTACAGATACTTTTGCTACAATTATTGGCGATGGTGTAATTATGGGTCATAATGTAGTTGCACATGGTTGCACAATTAAAGATGGTGCATTGATTGGCATGGGGTCTATCCTGCTAGATAACTGTGAAATAGGCGAACAGGCCCTAGTTGCTGCTGGAAGTCTAGTTCCTATGGGAATGAAAGTCCCTCCACGAACTTTAGTTGCTGGAATGCCTGCTAAAGTTAAACGCGAACTAACAGAAGAAGAATTAGCAAGAATGAAAGAAAATTGGCAACATTATGTTGACCTGAAAAACGATTATTTGGAACTTAAACTGTAA
- a CDS encoding histidine--tRNA ligase — protein sequence MSKQKQIKTVKHTRDILPKDFTTDTSAHSHKFQYVENVAREAFRRYGFQEIRTPIFEYTELFARGVGEETDIVSKEMYTWRDLGENNTPGAGASLTLRPENTASVIRAYIQHQMWVQSDLAKLFYVGPQFRREHGRKGRFRQFYQIGVEVIGKSDHPAIEAEVIEMLAWILQELKIENTSLLVNSVGCPKCRPLFNERLKEELAPKLAEMCGDCNRRFETNILRVLDCKRDAEIVAQLPSIQDLLCQECQTHFSEFCSYLDARQLKYQVDPKLVRGLDYYTRTAFEIVTTNENLGSQNALLGGGRYDGLSETLGGPPTKGFGFALGLDRFVISLPETVPDPSTPTVFIAHLGKEAFDFALLLAKSLRQAGISCALDFEGRNLKNSMKLADRSKARYALIIGEEELAKAKFVLRDMVSREQFELTEAELLEKLKN from the coding sequence ATGAGTAAACAAAAACAAATTAAAACAGTTAAACATACCCGCGACATTTTACCTAAAGATTTTACTACAGACACTTCGGCACATTCACATAAATTTCAATATGTGGAAAATGTTGCTCGTGAAGCTTTTCGCCGCTATGGATTTCAAGAAATCCGCACACCAATTTTTGAATACACCGAACTTTTTGCTCGTGGAGTTGGCGAAGAAACCGACATTGTTTCTAAGGAAATGTACACTTGGCGGGATTTAGGAGAAAATAACACTCCTGGAGCAGGAGCAAGTTTAACGCTTCGCCCAGAAAATACCGCATCTGTGATTCGTGCTTATATCCAGCATCAAATGTGGGTTCAAAGCGATTTAGCAAAATTATTTTATGTTGGGCCACAATTTCGCCGGGAACATGGCCGAAAAGGTCGTTTCCGTCAGTTTTATCAAATAGGCGTAGAAGTTATAGGAAAAAGCGACCATCCAGCAATTGAAGCAGAAGTTATTGAAATGCTAGCTTGGATTTTACAAGAACTAAAAATTGAAAATACTTCTTTATTAGTCAACTCTGTTGGTTGTCCAAAATGCCGCCCATTATTTAATGAAAGATTAAAAGAAGAACTCGCGCCAAAACTAGCTGAAATGTGTGGGGATTGTAACCGCCGATTTGAAACAAATATTTTGCGGGTTTTAGATTGCAAACGAGATGCAGAAATTGTTGCTCAACTGCCTTCAATTCAAGATCTGCTTTGCCAAGAATGCCAAACCCACTTCTCCGAGTTTTGCAGTTATTTAGATGCTCGCCAACTTAAATATCAAGTTGATCCTAAATTAGTACGTGGGCTAGATTATTACACCCGCACAGCTTTTGAAATTGTTACAACTAATGAAAACCTTGGTTCACAAAACGCGCTGCTTGGTGGTGGCCGTTATGATGGGCTATCAGAAACTCTTGGCGGGCCTCCAACTAAAGGCTTTGGTTTTGCACTAGGGTTAGATCGCTTTGTAATCTCTTTACCCGAAACAGTGCCAGATCCTAGCACTCCAACAGTTTTTATAGCTCATTTAGGGAAAGAAGCTTTTGATTTTGCGCTACTTTTAGCTAAAAGTTTACGTCAAGCTGGCATTAGTTGTGCATTAGATTTTGAAGGTCGCAACTTGAAAAACTCCATGAAATTAGCAGATCGCTCAAAGGCTCGTTATGCGCTGATTATTGGCGAAGAAGAGCTAGCCAAAGCTAAATTTGTTTTGCGAGATATGGTTAGCCGCGAGCAATTTGAGCTTACAGAAGCAGAGCTTTTGGAAAAGTTAAAAAATTAA
- the aspS gene encoding aspartate--tRNA ligase, whose translation MLDNLATLKRTHRVGELRVEHVGQEVILMGWVNARRDFGPLTFIDLRDREGVTQVVFNEELFAEAHAKAKRLRSEYVCAVRGKVIKRSSDTVNANISTGEVEVVGEELSIFNESKTPPFEINSNIVPSEDTRLEFRYIDLRRQKMQDNLRLRHRITTTVRNYLDKEGFFEIETPILTKSTPEGARDYLVPSRLNAGEFYALPQSPQLFKQILMISGYDRYYQVARCFRDEDLRADRQPEFTQIDMEMSFVQPEDVFNVIEPMIVEVFALQGIEVPRPFPRLSYKEAMSRFGSDKPDTRFAMEFVDFSAQIMESGFAPFVQILEKDGWIKGIVLGGGAKYGRNQLDNLTAFVREKYKASGLAWIKLSETGELTSPLLKNLGEDRLRAMATSAEAKNGDLVCIIAGNMDLVAAALGGLRLELAKREGLIDNSKWNFLWVTEFPMFEYHAEDKRWYAMHHPFTSPREEDLDKLNPEDSKIGEALAKAYDLVLNGVELGGGSIRIHRPDVQKNIFRILGFSDEEARRRFGFFLDALAYGTPPHGGIALGLDRLVALLAGETSIREVIAFPKTASASCLMTNSPSEVSLEQLKELHIKIDS comes from the coding sequence ATGTTAGACAACTTAGCAACGTTAAAAAGAACTCACCGCGTAGGTGAATTAAGAGTAGAGCATGTAGGTCAAGAAGTAATATTAATGGGTTGGGTTAATGCCCGACGTGACTTTGGGCCTTTAACCTTTATTGATTTGCGTGACCGTGAAGGTGTTACACAAGTAGTTTTTAATGAGGAACTCTTTGCCGAAGCACACGCTAAAGCCAAACGTTTGCGCTCTGAATATGTTTGCGCTGTACGTGGCAAGGTAATTAAACGCTCTTCAGATACAGTTAATGCAAATATAAGCACTGGTGAAGTAGAGGTTGTAGGGGAAGAACTTAGTATCTTTAACGAGTCTAAAACCCCACCATTTGAAATTAATTCTAATATTGTTCCCTCTGAAGATACCCGTTTAGAATTCCGCTACATTGATTTAAGACGACAAAAGATGCAAGACAATTTGCGTCTGCGCCATCGCATCACTACAACAGTTAGAAATTACTTAGATAAAGAAGGCTTTTTTGAAATTGAAACCCCAATTTTAACTAAGTCTACGCCTGAAGGCGCGAGAGATTACTTAGTCCCTAGCCGACTAAATGCAGGTGAATTTTACGCGCTACCCCAATCACCACAATTATTTAAGCAAATTTTGATGATTTCTGGTTATGACCGTTACTATCAAGTTGCTCGTTGTTTTCGTGATGAAGACTTAAGAGCCGATAGACAACCAGAATTTACTCAAATAGATATGGAAATGTCTTTTGTCCAACCAGAAGACGTGTTTAATGTAATTGAACCAATGATTGTTGAAGTCTTCGCGCTGCAAGGAATTGAAGTTCCAAGACCATTTCCACGTTTAAGCTACAAGGAAGCAATGTCTCGCTTTGGCTCAGATAAACCTGATACACGTTTTGCAATGGAATTTGTAGACTTTTCTGCCCAAATAATGGAAAGCGGATTTGCTCCTTTTGTTCAAATCCTAGAAAAAGATGGTTGGATTAAGGGTATTGTCTTAGGTGGTGGTGCTAAGTATGGACGTAACCAACTAGATAATCTTACAGCTTTTGTTAGAGAAAAATATAAAGCGTCGGGGTTAGCTTGGATTAAACTTAGCGAAACAGGCGAACTTACTTCCCCACTATTAAAAAATCTTGGTGAAGATCGACTTCGTGCAATGGCTACATCAGCCGAAGCCAAAAACGGCGATTTAGTATGTATTATTGCTGGCAATATGGATTTAGTAGCAGCCGCACTTGGTGGACTACGATTAGAACTAGCTAAACGTGAAGGTTTAATTGATAACTCAAAATGGAATTTCCTTTGGGTGACAGAGTTTCCAATGTTTGAATACCATGCAGAAGATAAACGCTGGTATGCAATGCACCATCCTTTTACTTCTCCAAGAGAAGAAGACTTGGACAAATTAAATCCTGAAGATTCTAAAATTGGCGAAGCTTTAGCTAAAGCTTATGACCTGGTGCTTAACGGCGTAGAGCTTGGCGGCGGCTCAATTCGTATTCATCGGCCAGATGTACAGAAAAATATTTTCCGTATCCTAGGTTTTTCTGATGAAGAAGCTCGCCGTCGTTTTGGATTTTTCCTTGATGCTCTTGCTTATGGCACACCTCCACACGGAGGTATTGCTTTAGGGCTAGATCGCTTAGTAGCACTTTTAGCTGGTGAAACTTCTATCAGGGAAGTAATAGCATTTCCTAAAACAGCAAGTGCATCTTGTTTAATGACTAATTCTCCAAGTGAAGTTTCTTTAGAACAATTAAAAGAGCTTCATATCAAAATTGATAGTTAA
- a CDS encoding OmpA family protein, whose protein sequence is MTIKQRLPILILASLCIFTFVGSGCATKKYVRQTVNERVTPLEGRTQELEETVRRNTQDLTALDERLSKEIAGVDAKAVRAQETADAANQQALVAKTAADQAATRAEEVNQNVETLRSNLDKFTLLTTVSVKFKSSSAILTDEAKAELDRIASEAKNHQGYTLEIQGFTDSRGSTALNDRLSDERAESVKRYLAKQHEIPTFKMAIVGLGKLTEETRSKDERAENRRVDVRLFINNAVNPNSLGNTPN, encoded by the coding sequence ATGACTATTAAACAGCGATTGCCAATCCTTATTTTGGCTTCACTATGTATTTTTACCTTTGTTGGTAGTGGCTGCGCCACCAAAAAGTATGTCCGTCAGACAGTAAATGAACGTGTCACCCCGTTAGAAGGCCGTACCCAAGAGTTAGAAGAAACTGTACGCCGTAACACCCAAGACCTTACAGCTTTGGACGAACGCTTAAGCAAAGAAATTGCTGGTGTTGATGCTAAAGCAGTTCGCGCCCAAGAAACAGCCGATGCTGCTAATCAACAAGCTCTAGTTGCTAAAACTGCCGCTGATCAAGCTGCAACCCGAGCAGAAGAAGTAAATCAAAACGTAGAAACGCTACGTAGCAATTTAGATAAGTTTACTTTATTAACTACTGTCTCTGTGAAATTTAAGTCTAGTAGTGCTATTTTAACAGATGAAGCTAAGGCAGAACTTGATAGAATTGCATCTGAAGCCAAAAACCATCAAGGCTATACTCTTGAAATACAGGGCTTTACTGATTCTCGTGGTAGCACAGCACTTAATGATCGCCTTAGTGATGAGCGTGCCGAATCTGTAAAACGTTATCTAGCTAAACAACATGAAATTCCTACTTTTAAGATGGCTATTGTTGGTTTAGGTAAACTTACAGAAGAAACCCGTTCTAAAGATGAGCGAGCAGAAAACCGCCGCGTTGATGTTAGGTTATTTATTAATAATGCTGTTAATCCTAATTCTCTAGGCAATACACCAAACTAA
- a CDS encoding CHAD domain-containing protein, whose product MAKAWEIIGLVENQPLKECARLIIITKFREAFSYQDLVRTSEDIEVIHNMRVSLRRLWAAMTTFSHYFNQKKFFRLSQKTRTLARKLGKVRDLDVLIELLEKHSKCLEKKPSTTLTISYLVSQWQSERLKHRDKLFKYLEKLAHKEFERKFLTFFDSITQNKYKETKKTKNEKKIFLDTLKNFYLHAPKGNFSSESLHQLRIAAKKLRYSLEFYEICFNQLLTNYLKTLKEIQELLGDLHDCDVMIELLKKYLKKITIPLQQELYLGLTELSNYFSERRTNLLNQFQKLWDIEFENNFRIELKSTLFSTSNIIE is encoded by the coding sequence ATGGCGAAAGCTTGGGAAATTATTGGACTTGTAGAAAATCAACCGCTTAAAGAATGTGCAAGACTAATTATTATTACTAAATTTCGAGAAGCCTTTTCTTATCAGGATTTAGTAAGAACTAGTGAAGATATTGAAGTAATACACAATATGCGAGTATCTTTGCGTAGGCTTTGGGCAGCAATGACCACTTTTAGCCATTATTTTAATCAAAAGAAATTTTTCCGACTCTCTCAAAAAACTCGCACTTTAGCCCGTAAACTTGGCAAAGTCAGAGATTTAGACGTTTTAATTGAACTGCTAGAAAAACATAGTAAATGCCTAGAAAAAAAGCCTAGTACAACCTTAACTATAAGTTATTTAGTTTCTCAATGGCAAAGTGAGCGATTAAAACATAGAGACAAGTTATTTAAGTATTTAGAAAAACTAGCCCATAAAGAATTTGAAAGAAAGTTTTTAACGTTTTTTGATAGCATTACTCAAAACAAATATAAAGAAACAAAAAAAACGAAAAATGAAAAGAAAATCTTCTTAGACACCTTAAAAAATTTCTATCTCCATGCTCCTAAAGGAAATTTTTCCAGCGAAAGTCTACACCAATTACGTATTGCAGCTAAGAAACTTCGCTATAGTTTAGAATTTTATGAAATATGTTTTAACCAGCTATTAACTAACTACTTAAAAACACTTAAAGAAATTCAAGAATTATTAGGCGACCTTCATGACTGTGATGTAATGATTGAGTTACTAAAAAAATACCTAAAAAAAATAACTATTCCTTTGCAACAAGAACTTTATTTAGGGTTAACAGAATTAAGCAATTACTTTAGTGAGCGTAGAACAAATTTGCTTAATCAATTTCAAAAGCTATGGGATATAGAATTTGAAAATAATTTTCGGATAGAGTTAAAATCTACTTTATTTTCCACAAGTAATATTATTGAATAA
- the cysK gene encoding cysteine synthase A — protein sequence MGLKAVESILDIIGQTPLLHLKRLQSPETANVYAKLEYLNPGGSIKDRAALGLILDAEERGLIGPGSTIIEPTAGNTGVGLALIGRARGYRVILCVPEGYSREKMIVISALGGEIIYTPHEAGMKAAIEKARELTKEIPNSFAPQQFENPANPHFHYKTTAKEIDQQLNGQIDAVVIGCGSAGTFTGIARYFKEKNPKTYCVAVETQGSVLGGGKAGPHRVEGIGASFIPANFDREVCDEIFQVMDDDAFAMVKKLAFETGVLCGSSSGANAFAAFEIAKRFSSDKNVVTVFADGAERYMSKGIFD from the coding sequence ATGGGTTTGAAAGCCGTAGAGAGCATTTTAGATATAATTGGTCAAACACCACTATTACACTTAAAAAGGCTACAATCTCCCGAAACAGCTAATGTATACGCTAAGTTAGAATACCTAAACCCTGGCGGAAGTATTAAGGATCGTGCGGCGTTAGGTTTAATTTTGGACGCTGAAGAGCGAGGTTTAATAGGCCCAGGTTCAACAATAATTGAACCAACAGCAGGTAATACAGGTGTTGGACTAGCATTAATTGGACGCGCACGAGGTTATCGTGTGATTCTATGCGTCCCTGAAGGTTATAGCCGAGAAAAAATGATTGTTATTTCTGCTTTAGGAGGAGAAATTATTTACACTCCACACGAAGCAGGTATGAAAGCAGCTATTGAAAAAGCTCGTGAACTTACTAAAGAAATCCCTAATTCATTTGCTCCACAACAATTTGAAAATCCAGCAAACCCTCATTTTCACTATAAAACTACAGCAAAAGAAATTGATCAACAGTTAAATGGACAAATTGATGCAGTAGTAATTGGCTGTGGTTCAGCAGGAACATTTACTGGAATAGCACGCTATTTTAAGGAAAAAAACCCTAAAACCTATTGTGTAGCTGTTGAAACCCAAGGTTCTGTTTTAGGTGGAGGTAAGGCCGGCCCTCATAGAGTAGAAGGTATTGGAGCAAGCTTTATTCCAGCTAATTTTGACCGTGAAGTTTGTGATGAAATTTTTCAAGTAATGGATGATGACGCATTTGCTATGGTCAAAAAGCTTGCTTTTGAAACAGGTGTTCTTTGCGGTAGCTCTTCAGGAGCAAATGCTTTTGCTGCTTTTGAAATAGCAAAACGCTTTAGCTCAGACAAAAATGTAGTAACTGTGTTTGCCGATGGAGCAGAACGCTACATGAGCAAAGGGATTTTTGATTAA
- a CDS encoding cystathionine gamma-synthase — MGFDTTAIHAGQEPDPATGAVITPIYQTSTYAQEGVGKHKGFEYARTQNPTRLALEKNLAALEGGIAGYGFASGMAAINVIASLFAAGDHCIVSDTTYGGTFRLFDKVLKNFGLQFSYVNTSDLDKVEAALRVNTKMIFIETPTNPIMSLTDIKAIAELASSRGVKLVVDNTFMSPYFQQPLALGADIVVHSTTKFLNGHSDSVGGVVILKDKETADKIAFLQNAAGAILSPFDAWLILRGTKTLAVRMRQHDENGRQVASFLVEHPKVKKVFYPGLPDHPQYSLACKQMSGFGSMISFETGSYENATRFLESVKLCLLAESLGGIETLVCHPAKMTHASVPAMERERLGISDGLVRISVGIENVEDIILDIDQALSFI, encoded by the coding sequence ATGGGGTTTGATACAACAGCAATTCATGCGGGTCAAGAGCCTGATCCAGCTACAGGAGCAGTAATTACACCAATTTATCAAACCTCAACTTATGCTCAAGAAGGCGTAGGAAAACATAAAGGTTTTGAATATGCTCGTACACAAAACCCAACAAGGCTAGCATTAGAAAAAAACTTAGCAGCATTAGAAGGTGGAATCGCCGGTTATGGCTTTGCTTCAGGCATGGCAGCAATAAATGTTATTGCTTCTTTGTTTGCAGCAGGAGATCACTGCATTGTTTCTGATACTACTTATGGAGGAACATTTCGTTTATTTGACAAGGTATTAAAGAATTTTGGGTTACAGTTTAGTTATGTCAACACCTCAGATTTAGATAAGGTAGAAGCAGCCCTAAGGGTTAATACCAAAATGATTTTTATTGAAACCCCTACCAACCCTATTATGAGTTTGACAGATATCAAAGCCATAGCAGAACTTGCTAGTAGTCGTGGGGTTAAATTAGTTGTAGATAACACTTTTATGAGTCCTTATTTTCAACAACCATTAGCACTAGGTGCAGATATTGTTGTACATTCTACTACTAAATTTCTTAATGGGCATAGTGATAGCGTTGGAGGAGTAGTAATACTAAAAGATAAAGAAACAGCCGATAAAATCGCTTTTCTCCAAAATGCTGCTGGAGCTATCCTAAGTCCTTTTGACGCTTGGTTAATACTTCGTGGAACAAAGACATTAGCTGTACGTATGCGCCAACACGATGAAAACGGTCGTCAGGTAGCTTCTTTTTTAGTTGAACATCCAAAGGTAAAAAAAGTATTTTATCCTGGCTTACCTGATCATCCACAATATAGTTTAGCTTGTAAGCAAATGTCTGGTTTTGGATCAATGATCTCTTTTGAGACAGGATCTTATGAAAATGCAACCCGATTTTTAGAAAGCGTTAAGCTCTGTTTATTAGCAGAATCTCTTGGAGGCATAGAAACTTTAGTTTGTCATCCTGCTAAAATGACTCATGCTAGTGTACCTGCAATGGAGCGCGAAAGATTAGGGATTAGTGATGGATTAGTAAGAATTTCTGTTGGAATTGAGAATGTAGAAGATATTATTTTAGATATCGATCAAGCATTGTCATTTATCTAA
- a CDS encoding serine/threonine-protein phosphatase, with product MTQNSNINISLYAQTNIGMVRHGNEDNFLVVDLSSSDTWTVENANSPPQRLLGFNQGHYGSVIAVSDGMGGALAGEVASQLAVSSVRDRMLQFQATPSFSHFAFPERLRLAVEQANYIIHSESQNNVEYTGMGATFTAAGIEGHMAYFAQVGDSRCYLVRNNKISQVTKDQSLVSQLVEAGHITEEEAEQHTYKNVILQALGAQPRVNVIVDRISLKQGDTLLLCSDGLSGKVKGIEMLKIIQDSNGDLQASCDALIKLANDRGGEDNITVLIAKVDGEGLESPVPEDPSKGEFVIRDSSLPDEVDPSQLIFGDDETLKPEEDVVAKVRERDRVDVVETQEVQATMLNMQAITPQMLAQMAMEAPSAEPTSDEPAAIQPSAASSNNSSASSNSSASAQESEEVEYAGSSSRTLTTIVVIVLLIALAVFAVFYIRSQRGAAPEPATNTGKVLVISDISKC from the coding sequence ATGACACAAAATTCCAATATTAATATATCTTTGTATGCTCAAACAAATATTGGTATGGTTCGCCACGGAAATGAGGACAATTTCCTGGTGGTGGACTTAAGCTCGTCCGATACTTGGACAGTCGAAAATGCCAATTCCCCACCACAACGCTTATTAGGCTTTAACCAAGGCCACTATGGTTCTGTTATTGCCGTTTCCGATGGTATGGGCGGTGCCCTTGCAGGTGAGGTGGCTAGTCAATTAGCTGTTAGCTCTGTACGCGATCGGATGCTGCAATTTCAAGCAACCCCTAGTTTTTCACATTTTGCCTTTCCTGAAAGATTGCGCTTAGCGGTTGAGCAAGCTAACTATATCATTCACAGCGAGAGTCAAAACAATGTTGAATATACAGGAATGGGAGCAACCTTTACTGCTGCTGGCATAGAAGGTCATATGGCCTACTTTGCTCAAGTAGGTGACTCACGCTGCTACTTAGTACGTAATAACAAAATATCTCAAGTAACTAAAGATCAATCTTTAGTTAGCCAATTAGTTGAAGCAGGCCACATTACAGAAGAAGAAGCAGAACAACATACCTATAAAAATGTCATCCTTCAAGCTTTAGGTGCCCAACCTCGCGTTAACGTTATAGTGGATCGTATTAGCTTAAAACAAGGTGATACCTTATTACTATGCTCTGATGGCCTTTCTGGTAAGGTTAAAGGCATAGAAATGCTAAAAATTATCCAAGACTCAAATGGAGATCTTCAAGCTTCCTGTGATGCTTTGATAAAGTTAGCTAATGATCGTGGTGGCGAAGATAATATCACAGTATTAATTGCTAAAGTTGACGGAGAAGGTTTAGAGTCTCCTGTTCCAGAAGATCCTTCAAAAGGCGAGTTTGTTATTCGTGATTCTAGCTTGCCAGATGAAGTTGATCCTTCACAGCTTATTTTTGGTGATGATGAAACTCTAAAACCTGAAGAAGATGTAGTAGCAAAAGTACGTGAGCGGGATCGGGTAGATGTGGTAGAAACCCAAGAAGTACAAGCAACTATGCTTAATATGCAAGCTATTACACCCCAAATGCTTGCACAAATGGCAATGGAAGCACCTTCTGCTGAACCTACTTCTGATGAGCCTGCTGCAATACAACCATCAGCAGCTTCATCTAACAATTCTTCTGCTTCATCTAATTCTTCTGCTTCAGCACAAGAATCAGAAGAAGTTGAATATGCTGGTAGTAGTAGCCGAACACTTACCACAATCGTTGTAATTGTATTATTAATAGCTCTAGCAGTTTTTGCTGTATTCTATATCCGTAGTCAAAGAGGAGCAGCACCTGAACCAGCAACAAACACAGGAAAAGTTTTAGTAATAAGTGACATTTCTAAGTGCTAA
- a CDS encoding glutamate racemase, translated as MIEKSIGVFDSGIGGLTVYKSIRANLPKESIIYLGDTARIPYGTRSPATVRRYAYQDAAFLSRQNIKMLIIACNTISSIAMELLKESFPIPILGVIEPGAREAVRTSKNGRIGVIATEATVESGAYTKAIEAINPNVSVYAKACPLFVALAEEGWHNHSATRLIASEYLAPLQEMEIDTLVLGCTHYPLLKNVIQSVVGSHVNLIDSGECVAKEVTTLLNKSEETDLENKATDIFYVTDSGKRFCRIAELFLGKPLENLIAVDIWEANAEAKTDPNW; from the coding sequence ATGATCGAAAAATCAATAGGTGTTTTTGATTCTGGTATTGGGGGGCTAACGGTTTATAAATCAATTCGTGCAAACCTTCCCAAAGAAAGTATTATTTATCTTGGGGATACGGCCCGCATTCCTTATGGAACACGTTCACCTGCAACAGTACGCCGCTATGCTTATCAAGACGCAGCTTTTCTTTCTAGACAAAATATTAAAATGCTTATAATTGCTTGTAATACCATCTCATCAATTGCAATGGAGTTATTAAAAGAAAGTTTTCCTATACCGATTTTAGGAGTAATTGAACCAGGTGCAAGAGAAGCTGTAAGAACAAGTAAAAATGGTCGTATTGGTGTAATAGCAACAGAAGCAACCGTAGAAAGTGGAGCTTATACAAAAGCAATAGAAGCTATTAATCCTAATGTGTCTGTCTACGCTAAAGCTTGTCCCCTATTTGTTGCGCTAGCTGAGGAAGGCTGGCATAATCATAGCGCGACTAGGCTTATTGCAAGCGAATATCTAGCACCTTTACAAGAAATGGAAATAGATACTTTAGTTCTTGGTTGCACACATTACCCACTTCTAAAAAATGTAATTCAATCTGTAGTTGGTAGTCATGTAAACTTAATTGATTCTGGAGAATGTGTTGCAAAAGAAGTAACAACATTGCTTAATAAGTCTGAAGAAACTGATTTAGAAAATAAAGCAACAGATATTTTTTATGTTACCGATTCTGGAAAGCGTTTTTGTAGAATTGCAGAGCTTTTTTTAGGTAAACCTTTAGAAAACTTAATAGCTGTAGACATATGGGAAGCAAACGCAGAAGCTAAAACTGATCCAAATTGGTAA
- the rph gene encoding ribonuclease PH produces the protein MDKNNITLARSNNRALSSLRQVKLIPNFTKHAEGSTLVEFGDTRVLCTASIEERVPPHLKNKGVGWVTAEYGMLPRSTETRTNREVRSGPSGRTHEIQRLIGRSLRAVVEMEKLGERTIFLDCDVIQADGGTRTASITGAFVALVLALRKLKDQKKIDYVPVRDYVAAVSVGIVGNKVLLDLDYQEDSRAEVDMNIVRTGSGRFIEIQGTAETNPFTQEQMVEMVKVASQGIEQLITAQRQILGNLH, from the coding sequence ATGGACAAAAATAATATTACTCTTGCTCGTTCCAATAACCGAGCATTATCTTCCTTAAGACAAGTAAAATTAATCCCCAATTTTACTAAACATGCTGAAGGCTCTACTTTAGTAGAGTTTGGAGATACTAGGGTACTTTGTACTGCTAGCATAGAAGAACGTGTACCACCCCACTTAAAAAATAAAGGTGTTGGGTGGGTGACAGCAGAATATGGTATGCTCCCACGTTCTACAGAAACACGTACTAACCGGGAAGTACGAAGCGGCCCTTCAGGTCGTACTCATGAAATTCAAAGGCTAATAGGTCGTAGTCTAAGAGCCGTAGTAGAAATGGAAAAGCTTGGCGAGCGAACCATCTTTTTAGATTGCGATGTCATCCAAGCCGACGGTGGAACTCGTACAGCTTCTATTACAGGGGCATTTGTTGCTCTAGTACTTGCTCTAAGAAAACTTAAAGATCAAAAGAAAATTGATTATGTTCCTGTTCGTGATTATGTTGCGGCTGTTAGTGTTGGTATTGTTGGAAATAAAGTCTTACTAGACTTAGATTATCAAGAAGATTCTCGCGCTGAAGTAGATATGAATATTGTTCGCACTGGCTCAGGTCGGTTTATTGAAATCCAAGGTACAGCAGAAACAAACCCATTTACACAAGAACAAATGGTAGAAATGGTTAAAGTAGCTAGCCAGGGAATAGAGCAGCTTATAACTGCTCAAAGACAAATTCTAGGAAATTTACATTAA